One window of Pseudomonas urmiensis genomic DNA carries:
- the gabP gene encoding GABA permease, whose amino-acid sequence MNTVGSDGSNLAQGFKPRHVTMLSIAGIIGAGLFVGSGHAIAAAGPATIISYFVAGTLVVLVMRMLGEMAVAHPDTGSFSTYADQAIGRWAGYTIGWLYWWFWVLVIPIEALAAGHVLNAWFPQVDSWIFALLSIVLLAGTNLFSVAKYGEFEFWFAILKVAAILGFISLGFAALMGWLPNREVSGLSTLVDEYGGFAPKGWSAVIGAFITVMFSFIGTEAVTIAASESSDPSRNIAKATRSVIWRISTFYILSIFVIISVVPWNDPQLAVVGSYQRALEIMNIPNAAFMVDFVVLVAVASCMNSSIYIASRMMYSLAKRGDAPAMLKNTSKVGVPRAAVFGSTLIGAAIAILNYFAPKGVFEFLLASSGAIALLVYMVIAISQLRMRRRLERENAELKFRMWLFPWLTWAVIIFIAGALSVMMYTEEHRAEVTATLSLAIFISFLGIVTTRGHQRAVGVRSVG is encoded by the coding sequence ATGAACACCGTGGGATCTGATGGTAGTAACCTCGCGCAAGGGTTCAAACCACGCCATGTAACGATGTTGTCCATCGCGGGCATTATCGGTGCAGGGCTTTTCGTCGGCTCCGGACATGCCATCGCAGCAGCCGGCCCAGCCACCATAATCTCTTACTTCGTGGCCGGGACCTTGGTCGTCCTGGTCATGCGCATGCTCGGCGAAATGGCCGTGGCCCATCCCGACACCGGTTCGTTCTCCACCTACGCTGACCAGGCCATTGGCCGCTGGGCCGGCTATACCATCGGCTGGCTGTACTGGTGGTTCTGGGTGTTGGTGATTCCCATCGAAGCGCTGGCCGCCGGGCATGTGCTCAACGCTTGGTTCCCCCAGGTCGACAGCTGGATCTTTGCCTTGCTGTCGATCGTCTTGCTGGCCGGGACCAACCTGTTCAGCGTGGCCAAGTACGGCGAGTTCGAATTCTGGTTCGCGATTCTCAAGGTGGCGGCGATCCTCGGCTTCATCAGCCTCGGTTTCGCCGCCCTGATGGGCTGGTTACCCAACCGCGAAGTCAGTGGGCTGAGCACCCTGGTGGACGAATACGGCGGCTTCGCGCCCAAGGGCTGGTCGGCGGTAATCGGCGCGTTCATCACCGTGATGTTCAGCTTCATCGGTACAGAAGCGGTGACCATCGCCGCCTCCGAATCCAGCGACCCTTCGCGCAACATCGCCAAGGCCACCCGCTCGGTGATCTGGCGTATCAGCACCTTCTACATCCTGTCGATCTTCGTGATCATCTCGGTGGTGCCGTGGAACGATCCACAGCTGGCGGTGGTGGGCTCCTACCAACGCGCGCTGGAGATCATGAACATCCCCAACGCCGCCTTCATGGTCGACTTCGTGGTGCTGGTGGCAGTGGCCAGCTGCATGAACTCATCGATCTACATCGCCTCGCGGATGATGTACTCGCTGGCCAAGCGTGGTGATGCCCCGGCGATGCTGAAAAACACCTCCAAGGTTGGCGTGCCCCGCGCCGCCGTGTTCGGAAGCACGCTGATCGGCGCGGCCATCGCCATCCTCAACTACTTCGCTCCCAAGGGCGTGTTCGAGTTCCTCCTGGCCAGCTCCGGCGCCATCGCCTTGCTGGTGTACATGGTCATCGCCATCTCCCAGCTGCGCATGCGCCGGCGCCTGGAGCGGGAGAACGCCGAGCTCAAGTTCCGCATGTGGCTGTTCCCCTGGCTGACCTGGGCGGTGATCATTTTCATCGCTGGGGCCCTGAGCGTGATGATGTATACCGAAGAGCACCGGGCGGAAGTGACCGCCACCTTGAGCCTGGCGATCTTCATCTCGTTCCTCGGGATCGTGACGACCCGCGGCCACCAACGAGCAGTGGGCGTGCGCTCGGTCGGCTAG
- a CDS encoding transposase, protein MILDTFYGRYDGAQLEAKSVRKSYSKEQKIRAAEMVLDGGQSVPEVCEMLEIGPTALRRWVEQVRKEREGKVPAGAKAITPDQQRIQELEALVRQKDRDIEILKKASALLLRDSKDRFR, encoded by the coding sequence ATGATTTTGGACACCTTCTACGGGCGCTATGATGGCGCCCAATTGGAGGCAAAATCAGTGCGAAAGTCATACTCGAAAGAACAGAAAATCCGGGCTGCTGAGATGGTGCTCGACGGTGGTCAATCAGTACCCGAAGTCTGTGAAATGCTTGAAATTGGGCCTACAGCCCTGCGTCGCTGGGTTGAGCAAGTGCGCAAGGAGCGAGAGGGCAAGGTACCGGCTGGAGCCAAGGCTATCACCCCGGATCAACAACGAATCCAAGAGTTGGAGGCGTTGGTTCGGCAGAAAGACCGAGATATCGAAATCCTAAAAAAGGCCAGTGCTCTCCTGCTTCGGGACTCCAAAGATCGTTTTCGCTGA
- a CDS encoding IS3 family transposase: MVECCRVLGVKRSSFYAWRKRQARKNPERDQLRSAVEGHFKVSRGSAGSRTLTEELRRDGHKVGRYKVRSLMREAGLKCRQRRPHRYRSSGAEALIAENQLKRNFKVSTINEVWCGDVTYIQVGKRWLYLAAVLDLYARRVVGWAFSMIADARLACSALRMAAESRGKPKDVMFHSDQGCQYTSHKFRAALEEYDMNQSMSHRGQCWDNAAMERFFGALKSEWIPAGGYETEAQARADVQAYLVRYNLKRLHSYNGYQTPVAMEKKLKDAA; the protein is encoded by the coding sequence ATCGTCGAATGCTGTCGCGTGCTTGGGGTCAAGCGCAGCAGTTTCTATGCATGGCGCAAACGCCAAGCCCGGAAAAATCCAGAGCGGGATCAGTTACGCTCGGCTGTAGAGGGCCATTTCAAAGTCTCTCGAGGTTCGGCTGGATCGCGAACACTAACCGAGGAACTGCGGCGTGACGGCCATAAAGTCGGACGCTACAAAGTGCGTAGTCTGATGCGTGAAGCTGGCCTGAAATGCAGGCAGCGCCGGCCGCACCGGTACCGTTCTTCAGGCGCGGAAGCGCTGATTGCAGAAAATCAGTTGAAGCGGAATTTCAAAGTTTCGACGATCAACGAAGTGTGGTGTGGGGATGTGACCTATATCCAGGTTGGCAAGCGCTGGCTGTACTTGGCAGCTGTGCTCGACCTGTACGCACGACGGGTGGTGGGCTGGGCATTTTCAATGATTGCGGACGCCAGGCTGGCCTGCAGCGCGCTACGCATGGCGGCCGAATCCCGCGGCAAGCCGAAGGATGTGATGTTTCATTCCGACCAGGGATGCCAGTACACCAGCCACAAGTTCAGGGCTGCACTTGAAGAGTACGACATGAATCAGAGCATGAGCCATCGAGGACAATGCTGGGATAACGCCGCCATGGAGCGCTTTTTTGGGGCCCTGAAGTCAGAGTGGATTCCCGCAGGGGGTTATGAAACCGAAGCACAGGCGCGGGCTGACGTTCAGGCTTATTTGGTCCGCTACAACCTGAAGCGCCTCCACAGCTACAACGGTTATCAAACCCCGGTAGCCATGGAGAAAAAGCTCAAGGATGCGGCATGA
- a CDS encoding MFS transporter: MNSKSAAAPLVQASVGRHRFLVLALIFVITVINYADRATLSITGTEVLKDLGLDPVMLGMIFSAFAWAYALGQVPGGWLLDRFGARRVYGISLILWSLFTLMQGTVGWMGLAGASAAVALFSMRFMLGLVESPAFPANSRIVSCWFPTRERGTASALFNSAQYMAVVVFAPLMAWMTHALSWEQVFIWMGVLGLLLSVVWFRLYHEPHSAPGLSREELEYMREGGALVDLERERKTAKSKPTRAEVLQLFTSRNLWAVYLGQYCITALTYFFITWFPIYLIKGRGMTIMEAGWVAALPAICGFTGGILGGFISDWLIRRGVHPSRARKTPFVIGMALSTSLVLANYVDGNAAVIMLMTLAFFGKGLAAVGWAVLSDVAPSKMVGLCGGVFNGIGNIAGIITPLVIGYVVASTGSFDNALWFVAAHGVLGILAYLLLARRFERTGQA, encoded by the coding sequence ATGAACAGCAAATCCGCCGCCGCCCCGCTGGTGCAGGCCAGCGTAGGCCGTCATCGCTTCCTGGTCCTGGCGCTGATCTTCGTCATCACCGTGATCAACTACGCCGACCGCGCCACCCTGTCGATCACCGGTACCGAGGTGCTCAAGGACCTCGGCCTGGACCCGGTCATGCTCGGCATGATCTTTTCAGCCTTCGCCTGGGCCTACGCCCTCGGCCAAGTGCCCGGCGGTTGGCTGCTCGACCGCTTCGGCGCACGGCGGGTGTACGGCATCAGCCTGATCCTCTGGTCGCTGTTCACCCTCATGCAAGGCACGGTCGGCTGGATGGGCCTGGCCGGTGCCTCGGCGGCGGTGGCGTTGTTCTCCATGCGCTTCATGCTCGGCCTGGTCGAGTCGCCGGCGTTTCCGGCCAACTCGCGGATCGTCAGTTGCTGGTTCCCGACCCGCGAGCGCGGCACCGCTTCGGCCTTGTTCAACTCGGCGCAGTACATGGCCGTAGTGGTGTTCGCGCCGCTGATGGCCTGGATGACTCACGCCCTTAGCTGGGAGCAGGTGTTCATCTGGATGGGGGTATTGGGGCTGCTGTTGAGTGTGGTCTGGTTCCGCCTCTACCATGAACCGCACAGCGCGCCAGGGTTGAGCCGCGAAGAGCTGGAGTACATGCGCGAGGGCGGCGCGTTGGTCGACCTGGAGCGCGAGCGCAAGACCGCCAAGAGCAAACCGACCCGCGCCGAGGTGCTGCAGCTGTTCACCAGTCGCAACCTGTGGGCGGTGTACCTGGGCCAGTACTGCATCACCGCGCTCACTTACTTCTTCATTACCTGGTTCCCGATCTACCTGATCAAAGGCCGCGGCATGACCATCATGGAAGCCGGCTGGGTTGCCGCGTTGCCTGCGATCTGCGGGTTTACCGGTGGCATTTTGGGTGGGTTCATTTCCGACTGGCTGATCCGCCGTGGCGTACACCCTTCCCGGGCGCGCAAGACCCCGTTCGTGATCGGCATGGCGCTGTCGACCAGCCTGGTGCTGGCCAACTATGTCGATGGCAATGCTGCGGTGATCATGCTGATGACCCTGGCGTTCTTTGGCAAAGGCCTGGCAGCGGTGGGTTGGGCGGTGCTGTCGGACGTGGCGCCGAGCAAGATGGTCGGCTTGTGTGGTGGCGTGTTCAACGGCATCGGCAACATCGCCGGGATCATCACCCCGCTGGTGATTGGCTACGTGGTGGCCAGCACGGGTTCTTTCGATAACGCTCTCTGGTTCGTCGCCGCGCACGGCGTGCTGGGGATCCTCGCTTACCTGTTGCTGGCCCGGCGCTTCGAGCGCACCGGACAGGCGTAG
- a CDS encoding 2-hydroxyacid dehydrogenase, with the protein MPHDNRATIDLLLTQPVPDAIDDVLMREYRVHRLYQHAHPQRLLDEVGGRIRGVVTGGAKGLPNALMDQLPALEIIAISGIGTDAVDLARAAERNIHVTTTPGVLTDDVADMAIGLIIATLRRLGEGERLVRDGLWGTVNLALARKVSGIDLGIVGLGRVGQAIARRAAAFDMRIAYCDRQEKPESGYRYVSDLRELARSVDVLVLAASADDGKAIVTREVLEALGPQGYLINVARGKLVDEQALVEALREQRIAGAGLDVFVDEPNVPPALRDLAQVSLQPHRASATLQTRQEMGQIVLDNLAACFRGELPPQRVTRT; encoded by the coding sequence ATGCCTCACGACAATCGCGCAACCATCGACCTGCTGCTGACCCAACCCGTCCCCGACGCCATCGACGACGTGCTGATGCGCGAGTACCGCGTGCATCGGCTGTATCAGCATGCGCATCCCCAGCGCCTGCTCGATGAAGTCGGTGGGCGGATTCGTGGTGTGGTCACTGGTGGCGCCAAGGGCCTACCCAACGCACTGATGGATCAGTTGCCAGCGCTGGAGATCATCGCCATCAGTGGCATCGGCACCGATGCGGTGGACCTGGCCCGCGCCGCCGAGCGCAACATTCATGTCACCACCACCCCAGGCGTGCTGACCGATGACGTGGCCGACATGGCGATCGGCTTGATCATCGCCACCCTGCGTCGCCTCGGCGAGGGCGAGCGATTGGTCCGCGATGGGCTGTGGGGCACAGTCAACCTGGCGCTGGCGCGCAAGGTCAGCGGGATCGACCTGGGCATCGTCGGCTTGGGCCGGGTAGGGCAGGCGATTGCTCGGCGTGCGGCGGCCTTCGACATGCGCATCGCTTACTGCGACCGGCAAGAGAAGCCCGAATCCGGCTACCGCTACGTCAGCGATCTGCGCGAGCTGGCGCGCTCGGTGGACGTTCTGGTGCTGGCCGCCTCGGCCGACGACGGCAAGGCCATCGTCACCCGTGAAGTGCTCGAAGCGCTGGGGCCGCAGGGTTACTTGATCAACGTCGCCCGCGGCAAGCTGGTGGACGAGCAGGCGCTGGTCGAGGCCCTGCGCGAGCAGCGCATTGCTGGCGCCGGTCTGGATGTGTTCGTCGACGAACCGAACGTGCCGCCAGCCTTGCGTGATCTGGCCCAGGTCAGCCTGCAGCCGCATCGCGCCAGCGCCACGCTGCAGACCCGGCAGGAGATGGGCCAGATAGTGCTCGACAACCTGGCCGCGTGTTTCCGTGGCGAGTTACCGCCGCAGCGCGTCACCCGCACCTGA
- a CDS encoding LysR family transcriptional regulator: protein MMELHQLRCFVAVAEELHFGRAAVRLHMTQPPLSRQIQLLEHSLGVLLLERTNRQARLTPAGQNFLEDARRILQIAESASQSARRIAHGEAGRLTLGFTAVGAYSLIPQLLVHAAEVLPGIDLELSERVSLGQVHALETGMIDVGFVRQVMPSARVEYVLIHREPFVAALPAGHPLAVKAELGPHDFDQQPFIMYSESEGRYFHDRIANLFARHQVQPQYIHQLGQTHSIIGLVNVGLGIAVVPASAQALHMEQVVFRPLVQTEQEAEMFLAYCSDNPNPVLAEFVEVARRFFA, encoded by the coding sequence ATGATGGAACTGCACCAACTGCGCTGCTTCGTAGCGGTTGCCGAAGAGCTGCATTTCGGCCGCGCGGCCGTTCGCCTGCACATGACCCAGCCACCACTGAGTCGGCAGATTCAGCTACTCGAGCATTCGTTGGGCGTGTTGCTGCTGGAGCGCACCAATCGTCAGGCGCGGCTGACCCCGGCGGGGCAGAACTTTCTGGAGGATGCCCGGCGCATTCTGCAAATCGCCGAGTCGGCCAGTCAGTCGGCCCGGCGTATCGCCCACGGCGAAGCCGGGCGGCTGACCTTGGGCTTTACCGCAGTCGGCGCGTACAGCTTGATTCCGCAGCTGCTGGTGCATGCCGCCGAAGTGTTGCCCGGCATCGACCTGGAGTTGAGCGAACGGGTCTCGCTCGGCCAGGTGCATGCGCTGGAGACGGGCATGATCGATGTCGGCTTCGTGCGCCAGGTGATGCCCAGCGCCCGGGTCGAATACGTGCTGATTCACCGTGAGCCGTTCGTCGCAGCGCTACCCGCTGGCCACCCGCTGGCAGTCAAGGCCGAACTCGGCCCGCACGACTTCGATCAGCAGCCGTTCATCATGTACAGCGAGAGCGAGGGGCGCTATTTCCATGACCGCATCGCCAACCTGTTCGCCCGCCATCAGGTGCAGCCGCAGTACATTCACCAGTTGGGGCAGACGCACTCGATCATTGGTCTGGTCAATGTCGGGCTGGGGATCGCGGTGGTGCCCGCGTCGGCGCAGGCACTGCATATGGAGCAGGTGGTGTTCAGGCCGCTGGTGCAGACTGAGCAGGAGGCGGAGATGTTCTTGGCGTATTGCAGTGATAACCCCAATCCGGTGTTGGCGGAGTTTGTCGAGGTGGCCCGGCGTTTTTTTGCTTGA
- the gudD gene encoding glucarate dehydratase, with protein sequence MHSTQDSFSASQVQTGTPVVTELRVIPVAGHDSMLLNLSGAHGPFFTRNIVVLRDSAGNTGLGEVPGGETIRQTLEDARSLVMGQPLGHYQRVLNAMRQTFAGRDAAGRGLQTFDLRITVHAVTAIESALLDLLGQHLGVPMAALLGEGQQREAVKMLGYLFYIGDRQQTDLAYRNEAEADDDWLRLRHEKALTPEAVVRLAEAAKARYGFSDFKLKGGVLRGEEEIEAVTALAERFPEARITLDPNGAWSLKEAIALCRDQHQVLAYAEDPCGAENGYSGREVMAEFRRATGLPTATNMIATDWRQMGHAIQLQSVDIPLADPHFWTLQGSVRVAQMCHDWGLTWGSHSNNHFDISLAMFTQVAAAAPGEITAIDTHWIWQDGQRLTHEPLRIVDGHVRVPQRPGLGVELDEDQLARAHECYRNMGLGARDDSVAMQFLIPGWSFDNKRPCLVR encoded by the coding sequence ATGCACAGCACCCAAGACTCCTTCAGCGCCAGCCAGGTGCAGACCGGCACGCCGGTGGTGACCGAGCTGCGCGTGATCCCGGTGGCCGGGCACGACAGCATGCTGCTCAACCTCAGCGGCGCGCACGGGCCGTTCTTCACCCGCAACATCGTTGTGCTGCGCGACAGCGCCGGCAACACCGGCCTGGGCGAAGTACCCGGTGGCGAGACCATTCGCCAGACCCTCGAAGATGCCCGCAGCCTGGTGATGGGCCAGCCGCTCGGGCATTACCAGCGCGTGCTCAACGCCATGCGCCAGACCTTTGCCGGGCGTGATGCCGCCGGCCGCGGCCTGCAAACCTTCGACCTGCGCATTACCGTTCATGCCGTCACGGCCATCGAATCGGCGCTGCTCGATCTGCTCGGCCAGCACCTGGGCGTGCCGATGGCGGCGTTGCTCGGCGAAGGCCAGCAGCGTGAAGCGGTGAAGATGCTTGGCTATCTGTTCTACATCGGCGACCGCCAGCAGACCGACCTGGCCTACCGCAACGAAGCCGAGGCCGACGATGACTGGCTGCGCCTGCGCCACGAAAAGGCGCTGACCCCGGAAGCGGTGGTGCGCTTGGCCGAGGCCGCCAAGGCGCGTTATGGCTTCAGCGACTTCAAGCTCAAGGGTGGCGTGCTGCGCGGTGAAGAAGAAATCGAAGCGGTCACCGCCTTGGCCGAGCGCTTCCCTGAAGCACGCATCACCCTCGATCCGAATGGCGCCTGGTCACTGAAGGAGGCGATCGCCCTGTGCCGTGACCAACACCAGGTGCTGGCCTACGCCGAGGACCCCTGTGGGGCGGAAAACGGCTACTCGGGCCGTGAGGTGATGGCCGAGTTCCGCCGCGCCACCGGCTTGCCCACCGCCACCAACATGATCGCCACCGATTGGCGGCAGATGGGCCATGCGATCCAGTTGCAGTCGGTGGACATCCCCCTGGCCGACCCACATTTCTGGACCTTGCAAGGCTCGGTGCGGGTCGCGCAGATGTGCCACGACTGGGGCCTGACCTGGGGCTCGCATTCGAACAATCACTTCGATATTTCCCTGGCCATGTTCACTCAGGTCGCGGCGGCGGCGCCGGGTGAGATTACCGCGATCGACACCCATTGGATCTGGCAGGACGGCCAGCGCCTGACCCACGAGCCGCTGCGCATCGTCGACGGCCATGTGCGTGTGCCGCAGCGGCCGGGGCTGGGGGTGGAACTGGATGAAGACCAACTGGCCAGGGCCCATGAGTGCTATCGCAACATGGGGCTGGGCGCGCGCGACGACAGCGTGGCGATGCAGTTCTTGATTCCGGGCTGGAGCTTCGATAATAAGCGGCCTTGCCTGGTGCGCTGA
- a CDS encoding MFS transporter encodes MNDTLDPSARRDDVLASAVAKVKRHVLPLFVIMFIVNYLDRVNIGFVRPHLESDLGISAAAYGFGAGLFFIGYALFEVPSNMLLQRVGARVWLTRIMFTWGLVATAMAFVQTETQFYVLRFLLGVAEAGFFPGVIYYFTRWLPAAERGKAIAIFLSGSAVASLISGPLAGALMQIQGLGMHGWQWMLFIEGMASVCLCFFVLFWLDSKPHDAKWLSRAEQDALVEVIDREQREREAVGVVKTSSWSLLKDRQILLFCGIYFCIQLTIYAATFWLPSIIKRMGDLSDLQVGFFNSIPWLISIIAMYAFAAGSARWKFQQAWVAGALVIAAIGMFMSTTGGPVFAFVAVCFAAIGFKSASALFWPIPQGYLDARIAAAVIALINSVGNLGGFVAPTTFGLLEQHTGSIQGGLYGLAVTSVLAAIVVFFVRTGPKDSASNDLKPQSALSQTH; translated from the coding sequence GTGAACGACACCCTCGATCCGTCCGCCCGGCGCGACGATGTGTTGGCAAGCGCAGTGGCCAAGGTCAAACGCCATGTCCTGCCGCTGTTCGTCATCATGTTCATCGTCAACTACCTGGATCGCGTCAACATCGGCTTCGTCCGCCCGCACCTGGAGAGCGACCTGGGCATCAGCGCCGCCGCCTATGGTTTCGGTGCTGGCCTGTTCTTCATCGGCTACGCGCTGTTCGAAGTCCCCTCGAACATGCTCCTGCAACGTGTCGGCGCACGTGTGTGGCTGACCCGCATCATGTTCACCTGGGGGCTGGTGGCCACGGCCATGGCCTTCGTCCAGACCGAGACCCAGTTCTATGTCCTGCGCTTTTTGCTCGGTGTGGCTGAGGCAGGATTTTTCCCGGGGGTGATCTACTACTTCACGCGCTGGCTGCCCGCCGCCGAACGGGGCAAGGCAATCGCCATCTTCCTCAGTGGCTCGGCGGTCGCCTCGCTGATTTCCGGCCCGCTGGCTGGGGCATTGATGCAGATCCAGGGCCTGGGCATGCACGGCTGGCAGTGGATGCTGTTCATCGAAGGCATGGCCTCGGTGTGCCTGTGCTTCTTCGTCTTGTTCTGGCTCGACTCCAAGCCGCACGATGCCAAATGGCTGAGCCGTGCCGAGCAGGATGCGCTGGTTGAGGTCATCGACCGCGAGCAGCGTGAGCGCGAAGCGGTCGGGGTCGTCAAGACCTCCTCCTGGAGCCTGCTCAAGGACCGCCAGATCCTGCTGTTCTGCGGCATCTACTTCTGCATCCAGTTGACGATCTATGCCGCGACCTTCTGGCTGCCGAGCATCATCAAGCGCATGGGCGATCTGTCTGATCTGCAGGTCGGCTTCTTCAACTCGATCCCGTGGCTGATCTCGATCATCGCCATGTATGCCTTCGCCGCCGGTTCTGCGCGCTGGAAGTTCCAGCAGGCCTGGGTCGCTGGCGCATTGGTCATCGCCGCCATCGGCATGTTCATGTCCACCACCGGTGGGCCGGTGTTCGCCTTTGTCGCGGTGTGTTTCGCCGCCATCGGTTTCAAGTCGGCCTCGGCGTTGTTCTGGCCAATCCCCCAGGGCTACCTCGACGCCCGCATCGCTGCGGCGGTGATCGCCTTGATCAACTCGGTGGGCAACCTCGGCGGCTTTGTCGCGCCCACCACCTTCGGCTTGCTCGAACAGCACACCGGTTCCATCCAGGGCGGGCTGTATGGCCTGGCCGTGACCTCGGTGCTGGCGGCGATCGTGGTGTTCTTCGTCCGCACCGGCCCCAAAGACAGCGCCTCCAATGACCTCAAGCCGCAGTCGGCGTTGAGCCAGACTCACTGA
- a CDS encoding FadR/GntR family transcriptional regulator, which yields MTSADNLETLRKRGHSRAHDLVSSLTQQILLGTFKPGDKLPSENSLVREHAVSRTVVREALSKLQASGLVEPRHGIGTFVIERQAQSGLRVGAENAASVRDLLELRIGLEGQAAALAALRRSEQQLQRMRQALDDHQDLAAAGDSCIEPDRRFHLLIAEATGNVYFTQMMAQLGSGLIPRNQLAADERSGSKLARHAYLANLEHEAILNAIRRQDPDAARAAICLHLSNSRDRLLPE from the coding sequence ATGACCTCAGCCGACAACCTCGAAACCTTGCGTAAACGCGGTCACAGCCGCGCCCATGACCTGGTCTCCAGCCTGACCCAGCAGATTCTCCTGGGCACCTTCAAACCTGGCGACAAACTGCCCTCGGAAAACAGCCTGGTGCGCGAGCATGCCGTCAGCCGCACCGTGGTGCGCGAGGCACTGTCGAAATTGCAGGCATCGGGGTTGGTCGAGCCGCGCCACGGGATTGGTACTTTCGTGATTGAACGTCAGGCCCAGTCGGGCCTGCGCGTGGGCGCCGAGAATGCGGCCAGCGTGCGCGACCTGCTTGAACTGCGCATCGGCCTGGAGGGCCAGGCTGCGGCGCTTGCGGCGTTGCGCCGAAGCGAGCAGCAGCTGCAGCGCATGCGCCAGGCGCTGGACGATCATCAGGACCTGGCGGCAGCCGGGGATAGCTGCATCGAACCTGATCGGCGCTTTCACCTGCTGATCGCCGAGGCCACTGGCAATGTGTATTTCACCCAGATGATGGCGCAGCTGGGCAGTGGCCTGATTCCGCGTAACCAGCTGGCCGCGGATGAACGCTCAGGGTCCAAGCTGGCCCGGCATGCGTACCTGGCCAACCTCGAACATGAAGCGATCCTCAACGCCATCCGCCGCCAGGACCCGGATGCGGCGCGGGCGGCGATCTGTCTGCACCTGTCCAATAGCCGGGATCGGTTGTTGCCGGAGTGA
- a CDS encoding ABC transporter ATP-binding protein: MSLLINDLSVAYGARTIIHNVSLPTLPAGSLVALVGPNGAGKSTLLRAIAGLERMQGEISLAGEDVSRLGFAERSRRLAYMPQQLPPGLALGVLESIVAALRVSGVDNLLALAYEALTRLGIEHLAEQPLNSLSGGQRQLVALAQLLARNPQVLLLDEPTSALDLHYQLRVMDTVRERVVAHRLLAVAVLHDINLAASYADWLVVLHQGRVVACGTPEQVLEPGMLAEVYGVQARVERCSQDRLQVLVDRALV; encoded by the coding sequence ATGAGCCTGCTGATCAACGATCTATCGGTGGCCTACGGGGCGCGCACGATTATCCACAACGTGAGCTTGCCGACCTTGCCGGCCGGCAGTCTGGTGGCGCTGGTCGGCCCCAATGGTGCCGGCAAATCGACCTTGCTGCGGGCGATTGCCGGGCTTGAACGGATGCAAGGGGAGATCAGCCTTGCCGGTGAAGACGTCAGCCGACTGGGCTTTGCCGAACGCTCGCGGCGCTTGGCCTACATGCCGCAGCAACTGCCGCCGGGGCTGGCGCTGGGGGTGTTGGAAAGTATCGTCGCGGCGTTGCGGGTGAGTGGCGTCGACAACCTGTTGGCACTGGCCTATGAGGCGCTGACCAGGCTGGGTATCGAGCATTTGGCCGAGCAGCCGCTCAATAGCCTTTCTGGAGGGCAGCGCCAGTTGGTGGCGTTGGCGCAATTACTGGCGCGCAATCCGCAGGTGTTGTTGCTGGATGAACCGACCAGTGCGCTGGATTTGCACTACCAGCTGCGGGTGATGGATACGGTGCGGGAGCGGGTGGTCGCGCATCGTTTGCTGGCGGTGGCGGTGTTGCACGATATCAACCTGGCGGCCAGCTACGCCGACTGGCTGGTGGTGCTGCACCAGGGCAGGGTGGTGGCCTGTGGTACGCCGGAGCAGGTGCTGGAGCCGGGAATGCTGGCTGAGGTGTATGGCGTCCAGGCTCGGGTGGAGCGATGCTCGCAGGATCGTTTGCAGGTGTTGGTGGATCGTGCGTTGGTTTGA